Genomic window (Gemmatimonadota bacterium):
CCATCCAGGCGCTGCTGCCAGACCCGCGCTCACTGCTCGCCCCCCACGTGCTGAAGGCGCCGGCGTCGCACGCCGCGACCGATTTCGAGACCCGTCACGGCAAGCTCGCAGGCACCAACGCGGCCACGTGTCGGAGCTGCCACACGCAGGAGAGCTGCGCGACCTGTCACTCGGGGGCGATGCCCGCAGCAGCACGGGCACTCCTCGCTGCGGCGCCGGGCCGGGCTGCGGGAGCGCAGACCGTGGCCAGGATGCCCGCGAGTCACACACCCACGTGGCGCAAGGCCGGACACGGGCCGGTCGCAGCCGCGTCGAACCGCAGTTGTAGCTCGTGCCATCAACGCCAGGAGTGCCTGACCTGTCACGTGCCCAACACCGCACGGCGCGGGGCGTTTCACCCGGCGGGCTACCTCACCAGGCATCCGGCGGATGGCTACTCGCGCGCCAGTTCCTGCGCCGATTGCCACAATACGGGTGAGTTCTGCCAGAGCTGCCACAATCAGGCCGGCGTGACAGCCAAACGCACCTTGCTCGGCGCCTCAGGGTATCACGACAACAATCGGCAGTTCTTCCTCGGGCACGGCAAGGCAGCGCGCCAGGGGCTGGAGAGCTGTGTCTCCTGCCACGTCGAGCGCGACTGCCTCACCTGTCACTCGGTAGTAGGAGGGCGCGGCTTCAACCCGCACGGCCCCGGGTTCAATGCCGAACTGATGCTTCGCAAGAATCCGCAGCTCTGCACTGCGTGTCATGGCACGGCGATTCCGCGGCGACGGGCCACGCCCTGATTGCCCGCGGGCGCCGTCAGAGCCGCGCGCCGCTCTCTTGATCGAACCAGTGACAGCCATCAGGCACAACCGAGCATGCCATCGGCGAATCGACAGCGGGTGACACGCCGGCGTCGACGCGGAACGTGATCGGAACACCACCAGCGCGAATGGTGATCAGCGATTCATAGCCGAGGGGCTCAACTGCTTCGACGATGCCCTGAAAACCTGGAACCCCCGGGACCGGCCTGATTGCTTCCGGCCGGATGCCGAGCACCACGGCACCTTCGGGTCGACGCGCCGGGAGGTGCGCTTCGGGAATCGCGATCGTCAGCGCCCCATCAGGGGTCTCGA
Coding sequences:
- a CDS encoding cytochrome c3 family protein, translated to MIRRLGLLFAAAVTLFTTPGVAQQRAERFDHTRHARLFVSCALCHAGIDAADAAIFPPSTSCVSCHNGAVQPRVEWQPRSVPRVSNLRFDHRAHSAARRNRGDTTSTCSDCHAPPASGWMQVRAPVAPQCVSCHTAGGGDHLTLPDTACATCHLPLAQARALTRERISAFPAPPSHQLANFVTSSGHGALAKRTTGANRVAQSCATCHARDFCASCHVNASELGAIQALLPDPRSLLAPHVLKAPASHAATDFETRHGKLAGTNAATCRSCHTQESCATCHSGAMPAAARALLAAAPGRAAGAQTVARMPASHTPTWRKAGHGPVAAASNRSCSSCHQRQECLTCHVPNTARRGAFHPAGYLTRHPADGYSRASSCADCHNTGEFCQSCHNQAGVTAKRTLLGASGYHDNNRQFFLGHGKAARQGLESCVSCHVERDCLTCHSVVGGRGFNPHGPGFNAELMLRKNPQLCTACHGTAIPRRRATP